In Zingiber officinale cultivar Zhangliang chromosome 6A, Zo_v1.1, whole genome shotgun sequence, a single genomic region encodes these proteins:
- the LOC121998526 gene encoding protein YIF1B-B-like isoform X1: protein MSAEKETRKAGYCWPRLAAAGGKSLRFSAQGGRDEAFRWIELSLRQQLEFSHLLSVDMYSNLGNQAGVQGPAVNPQPNPFGNAFNGAGSGLIRGGLGAYGEKFLGSSSEFMQSNISRYFSNPQYYFQVNDQYVRNKLKVILFPLLHRGHWTRITEPVGGRLSYKPPIYDINAPDLYIPFMAFGTYIILAGFTFGLLGKFSPEALSIQFTRGLAGWFLQVLLLKGLLYSLGSGEAPLLDIVAYGGYAFTGLALTMLARLCWSSSYYFLMPLTSLCMGVFLVKTMKRVLFAEMSRHEKHSSRQHYILLVMAIAQFPLFFWLGKVRA from the exons ATGTCGGCAGAGAAGGAAACCAGAAAAGCAGGCTATTGTTGGCCACGACTCGCCGCCGCCGGAGGAAAGTCTCTTCGATTTTCTGCTCAGGGAGGCAGGGACGAAGCCTTTAGATGGATCGAACTCTCCCTACGCCAACAACTA gaGTTTAGCCATTTGCTATCTGTAGACATGTATAGTAATCTTGGAAATCAGGCTGGGGTCCAAGGCCCTGCAGTTAATCCTCAGCCTAATCCTTTTGGCAATGCATTCAATGGAGCTGGTTCAGGACTTATTCGAGGTGGTCTAGGGGCATATGGAGAGAAGTTTCTGGGCTCAAGTTCTGAATTCATGCAAAGCAAT ATTAGCAGGTATTTCTCGAACCCGCAGTATTATTTTCAAGTAAACGACCAATATGTGAGAAACAAGCTGAAGGTCATTTTGTTTCCATTACTACACAGG GGCCACTGGACTAGGATTACTGAGCCAGTCGGAGGCAGGCTGTCTTACAAACCACCAATTTATGACATCAATGCACCAGATCTTTACATCCCATTTATGGCGTTTGGCACCTACATTATTCTAGCTGGCTTCACGTTTGGTCTTCTAGGAAA ATTTAGTCCAGAGGCATTGAGCATACAGTTCACAAGGGGACTTGCCGGCTGGTTCTTGCAGGTTTTACTATTGAAGGGTTTGTTATATTCATTAGGGAGTGGAGAAGCACCGTTGCTTGATATTGTGGCTTACGGAGGGTACGCTTTCACAGGCCTGGCCTTGACTATGTTGGCTAGGCTCTGCTGGAGCTCCTCCTATTACTTTCTGATGCCATTGACGAGTCTATGTATGGGGGTGTTCTTGGTGAAGACCATGAAAAGGGTGCTTTTTGCAGAGATGAGCCGTCACGAGAAGCATTCGAGCCGGCAGCACTATATTCTTCTCGTTATGGCGATTGCTCAATTCCCTCTCTTCTTCTGGCTCGGCAAAGTTAGAGCATGA
- the LOC121998526 gene encoding protein YIF1B-B-like isoform X2, with translation MYSNLGNQAGVQGPAVNPQPNPFGNAFNGAGSGLIRGGLGAYGEKFLGSSSEFMQSNISRYFSNPQYYFQVNDQYVRNKLKVILFPLLHRGHWTRITEPVGGRLSYKPPIYDINAPDLYIPFMAFGTYIILAGFTFGLLGKFSPEALSIQFTRGLAGWFLQVLLLKGLLYSLGSGEAPLLDIVAYGGYAFTGLALTMLARLCWSSSYYFLMPLTSLCMGVFLVKTMKRVLFAEMSRHEKHSSRQHYILLVMAIAQFPLFFWLGKVRA, from the exons ATGTATAGTAATCTTGGAAATCAGGCTGGGGTCCAAGGCCCTGCAGTTAATCCTCAGCCTAATCCTTTTGGCAATGCATTCAATGGAGCTGGTTCAGGACTTATTCGAGGTGGTCTAGGGGCATATGGAGAGAAGTTTCTGGGCTCAAGTTCTGAATTCATGCAAAGCAAT ATTAGCAGGTATTTCTCGAACCCGCAGTATTATTTTCAAGTAAACGACCAATATGTGAGAAACAAGCTGAAGGTCATTTTGTTTCCATTACTACACAGG GGCCACTGGACTAGGATTACTGAGCCAGTCGGAGGCAGGCTGTCTTACAAACCACCAATTTATGACATCAATGCACCAGATCTTTACATCCCATTTATGGCGTTTGGCACCTACATTATTCTAGCTGGCTTCACGTTTGGTCTTCTAGGAAA ATTTAGTCCAGAGGCATTGAGCATACAGTTCACAAGGGGACTTGCCGGCTGGTTCTTGCAGGTTTTACTATTGAAGGGTTTGTTATATTCATTAGGGAGTGGAGAAGCACCGTTGCTTGATATTGTGGCTTACGGAGGGTACGCTTTCACAGGCCTGGCCTTGACTATGTTGGCTAGGCTCTGCTGGAGCTCCTCCTATTACTTTCTGATGCCATTGACGAGTCTATGTATGGGGGTGTTCTTGGTGAAGACCATGAAAAGGGTGCTTTTTGCAGAGATGAGCCGTCACGAGAAGCATTCGAGCCGGCAGCACTATATTCTTCTCGTTATGGCGATTGCTCAATTCCCTCTCTTCTTCTGGCTCGGCAAAGTTAGAGCATGA
- the LOC121994539 gene encoding uncharacterized protein LOC121994539 — protein sequence MGEHSHGDGRQRQSFTELHNRLDSLDKSLMKLLEGRNKQSATSQSVFPERQRLLPDLPDSEARAKESVMERISLLEHRVAQLRLGIEASKSSSSTTCSIGNPSTSLNPGSKQPFPTRNKQEIVPAQHKDNQQIVLGKPFRNKNNSKCEIEEEDESTSHQQEKDGKNLTGTQQKKIKSKPGKSWRCKRLLGC from the exons ATGGGCGAGCATTCGCATGGCGACGGGCGGCAGCGGCAATCCTTCACGGAGCTACACAACAGATTGGATAGCCTCGATAAGTCCTTG ATGAAGCTGCTGGAGGGGCGGAATAAGCAGTCGGCCACGTCACAGAGCGTTTTCCCGGAGAGGCAGCGCTTGCTTCCCGATTTGCCCGACTCAGAAGCCCGTGCGAAAGAATCGGTTATGGAACGCATCTCGCTGCTCGAGCACCGAGTGGCACAG TTAAGATTGGGAATTGAAGCGAGTAAGTCAAGTTCATCGACTACATGCTCTATTGGGAACCCATCCACAAGCCTCAACCCCGGCAGTAAACAACCTTTTCCGACTAGAAATAAGCAAGAAATAGTTCCTGCTCAACACAAGGACAATCAACAAATAGTACTTGGCAAACCCTTCAGAAATAAGAACAATTCCAAG TGTGAAATTGAAGAAGAGGATGAATCAACAAGCCATCAGCAAGAAAAGGATGGGAAAAATCTCACTGGCACGCAGCAGAAAAAGATCAAATCCAAACCTGGCAAATCATGGCGATGCAAGAGGTTACTGGGGTGTTGA